One genomic segment of Ignavibacteriota bacterium includes these proteins:
- a CDS encoding exo-alpha-sialidase, with the protein MRTYLFYLLISFVFANCTKPINNSEKVKHQSIVKEEFIYEISNAPTSQCHASTIAVSGNNVVAAWFGGTHEKNPDVGIWVSISENGKWSIPTEVVNGIQKDGSRYPSWNPVLFQPQNGPLFLYYKVGPSPREWWGLYVTSNDNGRTWSEPIRLPDGIYGPIKNKPIQLSNGEIISPTSTEHDGWKIQIEKSKDLGRTWISSGDLNDEKEFGAIQPTILIHPNNSLQLLCRTENEVISQVWSFDNGKSWGKMTALNLPNPNSGIDAVTLSDGRHLLVYNPTKTNWGKRIPLAIAISNDGKNWKNILELESVSNPDTIDDEEYSYPSVIQSNDGLVHIVYTWNRKTVKYVVLNPAKI; encoded by the coding sequence ATGAGAACTTATTTGTTTTATTTACTAATTAGCTTTGTATTTGCAAACTGTACAAAACCAATTAACAATTCTGAAAAAGTAAAACATCAATCAATAGTTAAAGAAGAATTTATTTATGAAATTTCGAATGCGCCAACTTCGCAATGTCACGCATCCACAATTGCAGTAAGCGGAAATAATGTTGTTGCAGCTTGGTTTGGCGGAACTCATGAAAAAAATCCCGATGTAGGAATTTGGGTTTCAATAAGTGAAAATGGGAAATGGTCAATTCCTACTGAAGTTGTAAATGGAATTCAAAAAGATGGATCGAGATATCCATCATGGAATCCGGTTTTATTTCAACCACAAAATGGACCTTTATTTTTATATTATAAAGTTGGACCAAGTCCACGAGAATGGTGGGGACTTTATGTTACTTCAAATGATAATGGAAGAACTTGGTCGGAGCCAATTCGTTTACCGGATGGAATTTATGGACCAATTAAAAATAAACCGATTCAATTAAGCAATGGTGAAATTATTTCACCAACAAGCACTGAACACGACGGCTGGAAAATTCAAATTGAAAAAAGTAAAGATTTGGGGAGAACTTGGATTTCTTCGGGCGATTTAAATGATGAAAAAGAATTTGGAGCAATTCAACCGACAATTTTAATACATCCTAATAATAGTTTACAATTACTTTGCAGAACTGAAAATGAAGTAATATCACAAGTTTGGTCATTTGATAATGGAAAATCTTGGGGGAAAATGACCGCATTAAATTTACCGAATCCTAATTCCGGTATTGATGCCGTAACACTTAGTGACGGACGACATTTATTAGTTTATAATCCAACTAAAACAAATTGGGGAAAAAGAATTCCGTTAGCTATTGCAATTTCAAATGATGGAAAAAATTGGAAAAATATTTTGGAATTAGAATCAGTTTCAAATCCAGATACTATTGACGATGAGGAATATTCATATCCATCGGTAATTCAATCGAATGATGGTTTGGTTCATATTGTTTATACATGGAATAGAAAAACAGTAAAATATGTGGTTCTAAATCCGGCAAAAATTTAA
- a CDS encoding sugar phosphate isomerase/epimerase, whose product MARSITLCTAQWADIPLEILAKKVKDWGYDGIELACWGDHMDVFRAATDLNYCESQLDILRKNGLKLFAISNHLAGQLVCDLNNDDRSDGFAPKDCAGDAEKKRAWAVEAMKNSARAAKNLGIDVVNGFTGSSIWHMFYSFPPVSPKTIEEGFSYFAKMWNPILDVFDECGVKFALEVHPTEIAFDIVTAQRAIEVIGGRKTFGFNFDPSHLHWQMVDPVMFIHEFSDRIYHVHMKDAARQLNGRNGILASHLDFGHKDRGWDFRSLGHGGVNFEEIIRALNHINYNGPLSVEWEDSGMEREHGVKEACEFVRKIDFKPSNVKFDAAFDDK is encoded by the coding sequence ATGGCAAGATCAATAACTTTATGTACTGCTCAATGGGCAGATATTCCACTTGAAATTTTAGCAAAAAAAGTTAAAGATTGGGGATATGACGGAATTGAATTAGCTTGCTGGGGCGATCATATGGATGTTTTTCGTGCAGCAACAGATCTAAATTATTGTGAATCACAATTAGATATTTTAAGAAAAAATGGATTAAAACTTTTTGCCATAAGTAATCATTTGGCTGGGCAGCTTGTTTGCGATTTAAATAATGATGATCGTTCAGATGGATTTGCTCCAAAAGATTGTGCTGGCGATGCAGAGAAAAAAAGAGCATGGGCTGTTGAAGCAATGAAGAATTCTGCAAGAGCAGCAAAGAATTTAGGAATTGATGTTGTTAATGGATTCACCGGATCTTCAATATGGCATATGTTTTATAGCTTTCCTCCGGTTTCTCCGAAAACAATTGAAGAAGGATTTTCTTACTTTGCAAAAATGTGGAATCCAATTCTTGATGTTTTTGATGAATGCGGAGTTAAATTTGCTCTTGAAGTTCATCCAACAGAAATTGCTTTTGATATTGTGACTGCACAAAGAGCAATTGAAGTAATCGGTGGAAGAAAAACTTTTGGTTTTAACTTTGATCCAAGCCATCTTCACTGGCAAATGGTTGATCCGGTTATGTTTATTCATGAATTTTCGGATAGAATTTATCATGTTCATATGAAAGATGCGGCAAGACAACTCAATGGAAGAAATGGAATTTTAGCTTCGCATTTAGATTTTGGTCATAAAGATAGAGGTTGGGATTTCAGATCTTTAGGTCACGGTGGAGTAAATTTTGAAGAAATTATCAGAGCATTAAATCATATTAATTATAACGGACCATTGTCTGTTGAATGGGAAGACAGCGGAATGGAACGTGAACACGGTGTAAAAGAAGCTTGTGAGTTTGTTAGAAAAATTGATTTCAAACCATCAAACGTAAAATTTGATGCAGCATTTGACGATAAGTAA
- a CDS encoding DUF1080 domain-containing protein — MKKFLLLSTLFIMSCSSHCVKECDSDWVSLFNGKNLDGWFVKGKAMWDVKDGIMIGDGGMGHIYTDAVAADFEIKGAFKISDKGNSGLYFRANPPADNPDNWPAGYEAQIDNHQDAHTATLWKPGKPTAQAKKLITKDNEWFTMKVRMVGTQMQIWINDELMTEYTDSDYAKGHFAIQGHNPGQIIEIKELAYRDLSKK, encoded by the coding sequence ATGAAAAAGTTTCTTCTCCTATCTACATTATTCATTATGTCTTGCAGTTCTCATTGTGTTAAAGAATGCGATTCCGACTGGGTTTCACTTTTTAACGGAAAAAATTTGGATGGTTGGTTCGTAAAAGGTAAAGCAATGTGGGATGTTAAAGATGGAATTATGATTGGTGATGGCGGAATGGGTCATATTTATACAGATGCAGTTGCTGCTGATTTTGAAATTAAGGGGGCATTTAAAATTAGTGATAAAGGCAATAGTGGATTGTATTTCAGAGCAAATCCTCCGGCAGATAATCCGGATAATTGGCCGGCTGGATATGAAGCCCAAATCGATAATCATCAAGATGCACACACAGCTACACTTTGGAAACCCGGTAAACCAACGGCACAAGCTAAAAAATTAATTACAAAAGATAATGAATGGTTCACAATGAAAGTTAGAATGGTCGGAACTCAAATGCAGATTTGGATTAATGATGAATTGATGACAGAATACACGGATTCAGATTATGCAAAAGGTCACTTTGCAATTCAAGGACACAACCCGGGACAAATAATCGAAATAAAAGAATTAGCTTATAGAGATTTAAGTAAAAAGTAA
- a CDS encoding Gfo/Idh/MocA family oxidoreductase: protein MGEKNSSGMTRRKFIGNVTMTTAAFSIIPRHVLGGKGYVAPSDKLNIAIIGAGGKGRSDMWTVAATENIVALCDVDDRKIDETLTKTKEENKPELLEVLNKIPKYRDFREMLDKQKDIDAVTVSTPDHTHAVAAAYAMRRGKHVFVQKPLTHSVKEARILNQIAKETGVITQMGNQGHAQEGIRLIAEWLADGAIGPVTKVDCWTNRPVWETGMERPTEIPSVPRDIDWNLWVGPAEFRPYHPSYMPWSWRAWCEFGTGALGDMGAHIFDIPYETLKLEYPTIIEASSSKFNGESWPVAEIFHYHFPERGNLPAVQLSWYDGGVMPPRPEELEPGRRMGDEDGGVMFYGSKGKIMCGCYGSSPRLIPETKMQEYKQPEKTIPRSPGIHEEWVEAIKKNVQATSNFEYASKLVETMMLGNIAIRMADKFDKLVWDGEKGEITNIPEANEFLIRKYPAGWEL from the coding sequence ATGGGAGAAAAAAATTCAAGTGGAATGACAAGACGCAAGTTTATTGGAAATGTAACAATGACTACTGCGGCTTTTTCAATTATTCCCAGACATGTTTTAGGCGGTAAAGGTTATGTTGCTCCAAGTGATAAATTAAATATCGCAATAATTGGAGCAGGTGGAAAAGGAAGATCAGATATGTGGACAGTTGCGGCAACTGAAAATATTGTTGCACTTTGCGATGTTGACGATAGAAAAATTGATGAGACTTTAACAAAAACTAAAGAGGAAAATAAACCTGAACTTTTGGAAGTACTCAACAAAATACCAAAGTACAGAGATTTTAGAGAAATGCTAGATAAACAAAAAGATATTGATGCGGTAACTGTCAGTACTCCGGATCATACACATGCGGTTGCAGCAGCCTATGCAATGCGCAGAGGTAAACATGTATTTGTACAAAAACCTTTAACTCATTCGGTAAAAGAAGCAAGAATTTTAAATCAAATTGCGAAAGAAACCGGTGTAATTACTCAAATGGGGAATCAAGGTCATGCCCAAGAAGGAATTAGACTAATAGCTGAATGGCTGGCTGATGGTGCAATTGGACCAGTAACAAAAGTTGATTGTTGGACAAATAGACCAGTTTGGGAAACCGGAATGGAACGACCAACTGAAATCCCTTCTGTACCAAGAGATATTGATTGGAATCTTTGGGTGGGCCCAGCAGAATTTCGTCCATATCATCCTTCTTATATGCCATGGAGTTGGAGAGCTTGGTGTGAATTTGGTACCGGAGCATTAGGTGATATGGGAGCACATATATTTGATATTCCATATGAAACTTTAAAACTTGAATACCCAACAATAATTGAAGCAAGCTCAAGTAAATTTAATGGCGAAAGCTGGCCTGTTGCAGAAATATTCCATTATCATTTTCCTGAAAGAGGAAATTTGCCAGCAGTTCAATTAAGCTGGTATGATGGCGGAGTTATGCCCCCAAGACCCGAAGAATTAGAACCCGGCAGAAGAATGGGCGACGAAGACGGCGGAGTTATGTTTTATGGTTCAAAAGGCAAAATTATGTGTGGATGTTACGGAAGCAGTCCAAGATTAATTCCGGAAACAAAAATGCAAGAATATAAACAACCGGAAAAAACTATTCCTCGATCACCGGGAATTCATGAAGAATGGGTTGAAGCAATTAAGAAAAATGTTCAGGCTACTTCTAATTTTGAATATGCATCAAAACTTGTTGAAACAATGATGCTTGGAAATATTGCAATTCGCATGGCTGATAAATTCGATAAATTAGTTTGGGATGGTGAAAAAGGTGAAATTACAAATATTCCCGAAGCTAATGAATTTTTAATTAGAAAATATCCTGCTGGTTGGGAATTATAA
- a CDS encoding MFS transporter, whose amino-acid sequence MNTQNINSKKLFLMSCIALIVTAISFALRARLEPIFMTDYGLTATDIGFAFGPAFYGFTISMILFGSFVDSWGMKKVLTMAFILHFIGITGTIFSSGMWSLFFSTAAIGIGNGAIEAACNPLVASLYPKNKATMLNRFHVWFPGGIVIGSLLAYFMLDVINLNWRIYVAVLYIPLIIYGYMFLKENFPQTERVTSGVTTSEMWKSLLKPIYIFMAFSMLLTAVTELATQQRISTLLADAHAVPMLVLALTTGLMALGRAFAGPVVHKLSTSGMLLFSAVMSFIGLQLLSNSDGIMVYFSAAVFAVGVCFFWPTMLGFVAEEIPESGALGLSVIGGLGMFSVSIVLPIMGVFMDTGTQGSETLRYMSILPAILIVLFSLLYFKFGRKKKVQASL is encoded by the coding sequence ATGAATACACAAAATATTAATTCGAAAAAATTATTTCTAATGAGTTGTATTGCGCTAATTGTTACGGCAATTAGTTTTGCACTTAGAGCAAGATTGGAACCAATATTTATGACCGATTATGGACTTACCGCAACGGATATTGGGTTTGCTTTTGGTCCGGCATTTTATGGATTTACAATTTCAATGATTTTATTTGGTTCCTTTGTTGATTCGTGGGGAATGAAAAAAGTGTTAACAATGGCTTTCATTCTACATTTTATTGGAATTACGGGAACTATCTTCTCTAGCGGAATGTGGAGTTTATTTTTTTCAACTGCCGCAATTGGTATTGGAAATGGTGCAATTGAAGCTGCATGCAATCCTTTAGTTGCTTCTTTATATCCCAAAAATAAAGCAACAATGCTTAATAGATTTCATGTTTGGTTTCCCGGTGGAATTGTTATTGGAAGTTTGTTAGCATATTTTATGCTTGATGTTATAAACTTAAATTGGAGAATTTACGTTGCAGTGCTATATATTCCTTTAATTATTTATGGATATATGTTTTTAAAAGAAAACTTCCCTCAAACGGAAAGAGTTACATCCGGTGTAACAACTTCTGAAATGTGGAAATCTTTATTAAAACCTATTTATATATTCATGGCTTTTAGTATGCTTTTAACTGCTGTTACGGAATTAGCAACTCAACAAAGAATTAGTACACTTTTAGCAGACGCACATGCAGTTCCAATGCTTGTATTAGCATTAACAACAGGTTTAATGGCATTAGGAAGAGCGTTTGCCGGACCAGTAGTTCATAAATTAAGTACATCCGGAATGTTATTGTTTTCTGCAGTAATGTCATTTATTGGTTTGCAATTGTTAAGTAATTCTGATGGAATAATGGTTTATTTCTCAGCAGCAGTATTTGCTGTTGGTGTTTGTTTCTTTTGGCCAACTATGTTAGGTTTTGTAGCCGAAGAGATTCCGGAAAGTGGGGCATTAGGTCTCTCAGTTATTGGCGGACTTGGAATGTTTTCGGTTTCTATTGTACTTCCAATAATGGGAGTATTTATGGATACAGGAACTCAAGGATCTGAAACACTTAGATACATGTCAATTCTTCCGGCAATTTTAATTGTGCTTTTCAGTTTATTATATTTTAAATTTGGAAGAAAGAAAAAAGTTCAAGCAAGTTTATAA
- a CDS encoding T9SS type A sorting domain-containing protein — MNKLLILSLIFFSTFLYSQNNIIIDGNFNDWENIPVIVSDSANNVHDTDGYEEGGEPAQFLDYSDVDILEVKFTNDENSLYGYIKSKGIIGNTSSTSLGHTKSGRYYFIFTIDVDDNDTTGYPLREGGYYPDSKGYDMNMEVEFYNGEYNTGHYLNHEYISEEDYNANWQNDLTQGIVRLTPGTYDWYSQWVLFEDSTYVVVEDKGPIYYGIIKIAVSENGNEAEISAPFWGFLKTPDGKNIIDVNQNIKVSASLEGSGELSEEALKLGYTAGSKSVWGSNTAESFNYFIKSTAVAIKNEKMIPQKIELFQNYPNPFNPITKIRYTIPNMELGYIQSVKLIIYDLLGREVVTLVNQKQKPGIYEVLFDASELNSGIYFYKLISEKIIKTKKMILLK, encoded by the coding sequence ATGAACAAATTACTGATCCTATCTCTAATATTTTTTAGTACGTTTTTATATTCTCAAAACAATATCATAATTGATGGAAATTTTAATGATTGGGAAAATATTCCAGTTATAGTTTCTGACTCAGCAAATAATGTTCACGATACTGATGGTTATGAAGAGGGCGGAGAACCGGCACAATTTTTAGATTATTCCGATGTTGATATTCTTGAGGTAAAATTTACCAACGATGAAAATTCACTTTACGGCTATATAAAATCAAAAGGAATTATTGGAAATACTTCATCAACTTCTCTCGGTCATACAAAAAGCGGAAGATATTATTTTATTTTTACAATTGATGTTGATGATAATGACACAACCGGCTATCCGCTTAGAGAAGGCGGGTATTACCCGGATAGTAAAGGTTACGATATGAATATGGAAGTTGAATTTTATAATGGCGAATATAACACAGGACATTACTTGAATCATGAATATATTTCTGAAGAAGATTATAATGCAAATTGGCAAAATGATCTCACTCAAGGAATTGTTAGACTTACACCAGGAACTTATGACTGGTATTCGCAGTGGGTTTTGTTTGAAGATTCTACCTATGTAGTAGTTGAAGATAAAGGTCCGATTTATTATGGAATTATAAAAATTGCTGTTTCGGAAAATGGAAACGAAGCGGAAATCTCTGCTCCTTTTTGGGGATTTCTAAAAACTCCGGATGGGAAAAATATTATTGATGTAAACCAGAATATTAAAGTTTCGGCTTCATTAGAAGGAAGCGGTGAACTCTCGGAAGAAGCATTAAAACTTGGTTATACAGCCGGAAGTAAATCTGTTTGGGGTTCAAACACTGCTGAATCATTTAATTATTTTATAAAATCTACAGCAGTCGCAATAAAGAATGAAAAAATGATTCCCCAGAAAATTGAATTATTCCAAAATTATCCAAATCCATTTAATCCAATTACAAAAATAAGATACACAATTCCCAATATGGAATTAGGATATATTCAGTCTGTAAAATTAATTATTTATGATCTTCTTGGCAGAGAAGTTGTAACATTAGTTAACCAAAAACAAAAACCGGGAATTTATGAAGTATTGTTTGATGCAAGTGAATTAAACAGCGGCATATATTTCTATAAATTAATTTCCGAAAAAATTATTAAAACAAAAAAAATGATACTGCTCAAGTAG
- a CDS encoding AGE family epimerase/isomerase codes for MNAELREKLSKYLDVTTDYLNNNLIPFWAERAVEPKFGGFQTNYDRNGNRTNVTEKSFLSQCRSIFTISHAMRLGFNWPNGIEALKQGIDFLFKHFYDEEIGGFYWIVEEDGTPKDVNKIIYGHSFLIYGLSEYALLTGDEFAKNEAIKVFNLLQEKVADKINKGYFEHFDRFFKIKSSRGDISVHKSLDVHMHLMEAYTTLYELTKDENHKKALEEVIELIFDKMIDSETGTGISMFTHDWKPIANVELETVWGRDRFDENGKSTDITSYGHNIELTWLYLLSQDILGIPREKSLNKVLPIYEHTYNNGIDWKFGGIYVEGRRIGAVTEVTKEFWQQAEAMVGFLDAYLLTKDEKYLNAFFNVHDFVFTKMINWEKGEWFALLAENGDVIWDYMGTSWKVFYHTVRGTCQVIKKLEKCINK; via the coding sequence ATGAATGCTGAGTTGCGCGAAAAATTAAGCAAGTATTTAGATGTTACAACAGATTATTTAAATAATAATCTAATTCCATTTTGGGCTGAAAGAGCCGTTGAGCCAAAATTCGGCGGATTCCAAACAAATTATGATAGAAACGGTAATAGAACCAACGTTACGGAAAAATCTTTTCTTTCACAATGCAGAAGTATTTTTACAATTTCGCATGCAATGCGTTTAGGTTTTAATTGGCCAAACGGAATAGAGGCATTAAAACAAGGTATCGATTTTCTGTTTAAACATTTTTATGATGAAGAAATCGGCGGATTTTATTGGATTGTTGAAGAAGACGGAACTCCAAAAGATGTAAATAAAATTATTTACGGACACTCGTTTTTAATTTATGGACTTTCAGAATATGCACTTTTAACCGGAGATGAGTTTGCTAAAAATGAAGCAATAAAAGTATTTAATTTACTACAAGAAAAAGTCGCTGATAAAATTAACAAAGGATATTTTGAACATTTCGACCGCTTCTTTAAAATCAAAAGTTCAAGAGGTGATATAAGTGTTCATAAATCACTAGACGTTCATATGCATTTGATGGAAGCTTATACAACTTTATATGAATTGACTAAAGATGAAAATCATAAAAAAGCTTTGGAAGAAGTAATAGAATTAATTTTTGATAAAATGATTGATTCGGAAACCGGGACTGGAATTTCCATGTTTACACATGATTGGAAACCAATTGCAAATGTTGAACTTGAAACAGTTTGGGGACGTGATAGATTTGATGAAAATGGAAAATCCACTGATATTACTTCTTATGGTCATAATATTGAACTAACCTGGTTATATTTACTTTCTCAAGATATTTTAGGAATTCCAAGAGAAAAAAGTTTAAATAAAGTTCTCCCAATTTATGAACACACATATAATAATGGAATTGATTGGAAATTTGGCGGAATATATGTTGAAGGAAGAAGAATTGGCGCAGTAACCGAAGTCACAAAAGAATTTTGGCAGCAAGCAGAAGCAATGGTTGGATTTTTAGATGCATATTTATTAACAAAAGATGAAAAATATTTAAATGCTTTTTTCAATGTACATGATTTTGTTTTTACTAAAATGATAAATTGGGAAAAAGGTGAATGGTTCGCTTTACTTGCGGAAAATGGTGATGTTATTTGGGATTATATGGGAACAAGCTGGAAAGTTTTTTATCATACTGTAAGAGGTACTTGTCAAGTTATTAAGAAATTAGAAAAATGCATTAATAAATAA
- a CDS encoding Gfo/Idh/MocA family oxidoreductase, whose translation MSRKLKMGMLGGGPGAFIGEVHRKAARMDGNVEIVAGAFDIDPIKSHQMGKELNLNSNRVYDNYQKMIEGELSLPKNERIDFVSITTPNNWHFPMAKDFLNAGFHVMCEKPMTISVDQALELEQIVKNTGKVFGLMHTYTGYPMAKLGKDLIKNGELGEIRKVVVRYPQGWLTNAIEKTGQMQASWRTDPKQTGAGGSIGDIGIHAANLAEYFTGLRITEISADITSFVEGRPVDDDANVLLHFNNGAKGVLFCSQISVGEENDLAIWIYGTKKSLEWHQEEPNYLHVKDGDNPMQVWKRGNLYVGNFSKAAARATRLPSGHPEALLEAIANIYNNFGDTIRLKEYNLEVDLELISDFPNVDDGVRGMKFIDAVIKNSKGNEKWTSI comes from the coding sequence ATGAGTAGAAAATTAAAAATGGGAATGCTTGGCGGAGGACCCGGAGCATTCATTGGAGAAGTTCATAGAAAAGCTGCAAGAATGGATGGAAATGTTGAAATTGTTGCCGGAGCTTTTGATATTGATCCAATTAAATCTCACCAAATGGGGAAAGAACTAAATTTAAATTCAAATCGTGTTTATGATAATTATCAAAAAATGATTGAAGGCGAATTAAGTCTTCCCAAAAATGAAAGAATTGATTTTGTATCAATTACTACTCCAAATAACTGGCATTTCCCAATGGCAAAAGATTTTCTAAATGCCGGATTTCATGTAATGTGCGAAAAACCAATGACAATTTCAGTTGATCAAGCTTTGGAATTGGAACAAATTGTAAAAAATACTGGAAAAGTTTTTGGACTAATGCACACATACACCGGTTACCCAATGGCAAAACTTGGTAAAGATTTGATTAAAAATGGCGAACTTGGTGAAATTAGAAAAGTTGTTGTAAGATATCCGCAAGGATGGTTAACTAACGCAATTGAGAAAACCGGACAAATGCAAGCTTCTTGGAGAACTGATCCCAAACAAACCGGTGCAGGTGGAAGTATTGGCGATATTGGTATTCACGCTGCAAATTTAGCTGAGTATTTTACTGGTTTAAGAATAACGGAAATTAGCGCCGACATTACATCATTCGTTGAAGGAAGACCGGTTGATGATGATGCAAATGTTTTGTTGCATTTTAATAATGGAGCAAAAGGAGTTTTATTTTGCAGCCAAATTTCTGTAGGTGAAGAAAATGATTTAGCAATTTGGATTTATGGCACAAAGAAAAGTTTGGAATGGCATCAAGAGGAACCAAATTACCTCCATGTAAAAGATGGTGATAATCCAATGCAAGTTTGGAAAAGGGGAAATCTATACGTCGGTAATTTTAGTAAAGCTGCAGCACGAGCTACAAGATTACCTTCAGGTCATCCGGAAGCATTATTAGAAGCAATTGCAAATATTTATAATAATTTTGGCGATACAATTCGACTAAAAGAATATAATCTTGAGGTTGATTTGGAATTGATTTCTGATTTCCCAAATGTTGATGATGGTGTGAGAGGAATGAAATTTATTGATGCTGTAATAAAAAATTCCAAAGGAAATGAGAAATGGACTTCAATTTAA
- a CDS encoding glycosyltransferase, producing MEISIIIPAFNESKKISIDILAADKFLSEQNFIGEIIIVDDGSSDNTFQIANDNKIKVKNSFKVIQLFQNVGKGGAIIEGIKNSKGKIIIYADSGLTVPFENAIVGIDLIKNNQCEIANGSRKMKGSKIINEQDLDRKIISKIFGFAIKYFLKIPKNLTDTQCGFKVYNGDVARNLFPKLITKGFLFEIELILLAQKENFRILEFPVVWSCDRDSRLSIGKSSNKIIADFIYLYKKFICRKII from the coding sequence ATGGAAATTTCAATAATAATACCAGCGTTTAATGAAAGTAAAAAAATATCTATTGATATTTTGGCGGCGGATAAATTTTTATCTGAGCAAAATTTTATTGGTGAAATAATAATTGTTGATGACGGAAGTTCAGATAACACATTTCAAATTGCAAATGACAATAAAATTAAGGTTAAAAATTCATTTAAAGTTATACAACTTTTTCAAAATGTTGGAAAGGGCGGAGCAATTATTGAAGGTATAAAAAATTCAAAAGGGAAGATAATTATTTATGCAGATTCCGGTTTAACAGTTCCATTTGAAAATGCCATTGTTGGTATTGATTTGATAAAAAATAATCAATGCGAAATTGCAAACGGTTCAAGAAAAATGAAGGGATCAAAAATTATTAATGAACAAGATTTAGATAGAAAAATTATATCAAAAATTTTTGGTTTTGCAATAAAATATTTTTTGAAAATCCCCAAAAATCTTACAGATACTCAATGCGGATTTAAAGTATATAATGGTGATGTTGCAAGAAATTTATTTCCAAAATTAATTACAAAAGGATTTTTATTTGAGATTGAATTAATTCTTTTAGCTCAAAAGGAAAATTTTAGAATCCTTGAATTTCCGGTAGTTTGGTCTTGCGATAGAGACAGTCGATTAAGTATTGGTAAAAGTTCAAATAAAATTATTGCAGATTTTATTTATCTATATAAAAAATTTATCTGCAGAAAAATTATTTGA
- a CDS encoding DUF1080 domain-containing protein translates to MMILPLQNFGQDEGNPKLTEVWKPVPAIVTPGENNLPPSDAIILFDGTNLDEWENVKGGEAKWQLGEGAMTVVKKAGSIRTKKSFGDCQLHIEWKTPEKVEGDGQGRGNSGIFLQERYEVQVLDSYNNVTYSNGQAGSIYKQFIPLVNVCKAPGVWQTYDIFYSAPKIKENGEVEKPAFITVIQNGVLVQNHVELKGTSVYIGEPKYENHKEKEPISLQDHGNPVSYRNIWIREL, encoded by the coding sequence ATGATGATTTTACCACTTCAAAATTTTGGTCAAGATGAAGGAAACCCAAAGTTAACAGAAGTTTGGAAACCGGTTCCGGCAATTGTAACTCCCGGAGAAAATAATTTACCACCATCTGATGCAATAATTTTATTTGATGGAACAAATTTAGACGAATGGGAAAATGTAAAGGGCGGTGAAGCAAAATGGCAATTGGGTGAAGGAGCAATGACCGTCGTTAAGAAAGCGGGAAGTATTCGCACAAAAAAATCTTTCGGTGATTGCCAGCTTCATATTGAATGGAAAACTCCGGAAAAAGTTGAAGGCGATGGACAAGGAAGAGGGAACAGCGGAATATTTCTTCAAGAAAGATATGAAGTTCAAGTTTTAGATTCTTACAATAATGTAACTTATTCCAATGGACAAGCAGGAAGTATCTATAAACAATTTATACCTTTGGTTAATGTTTGTAAAGCTCCGGGGGTTTGGCAGACGTATGATATTTTTTATTCAGCACCAAAAATTAAAGAAAATGGTGAAGTTGAAAAACCCGCATTTATTACGGTTATTCAGAATGGTGTTTTAGTTCAAAATCATGTTGAATTAAAAGGAACATCAGTTTATATTGGCGAACCAAAGTATGAAAACCATAAAGAAAAAGAACCTATTTCATTGCAGGATCATGGAAATCCGGTTAGCTATAGAAATATTTGGATAAGGGAATTATAG